gtacggtatagtccagtctgtattacagcagtgtacggtatatagtccagtctgtattacagcagtgtacggtatagtccagtctgtattacagcagtgtacggtatatagtccagtctgtattacagcagtgtacggtatagtccagtctgtattacagcagtgtacggtatagtccagtctgtattacagcagtgtacggtatatagtccagtctgtattacagcagtgtacagtatatagtccagtctgtattacagcagtgtacggtatatagtccagtctgtattacagcagtgtacggtatagtccagtctgtattacagcagtgtacggtatagtccagtctgtattacagcagtgtacggtatagtccagtctgtattacagcagtgtacggtatatagtcCAGTCTGTATTACAGCAGTGTACGGTTTAGTCCAGTCTATATtacagcagtgtacggtatagtccagtctgtattacagcagtgtacggtatagtccagtctgtattacagcagtgtacggtatagtccagtctgtattacagcagtgtacggtatatagtccagtctgtattacagcagtgtacggtatatagtcCAGTCATTATtacagcagtgtacggtatagtccagtctgtattacagcagtgtacggtatatagtccagtctgtattacagcagtgtacggtatagtccagtctgtattacagcagtgtacggtatatagtccagtctgtattacagcagtgtacggtatagtccagtctgtattacagcagtgtacggtatagtccagtctgtattacagcagtgtacggtatatagtccagtctgtattacagcagtgtacagtatatagtccagtctgtattacagcagtgtacggtatatagtccagtctgtattacagcagtgtacggtatagtccagtctgtattacagcagtgtacggtatagtccagtctgtattacagcagtgtacggtatagtccagtctgtattacagcagtgtacggtatatagtccagtctgtattacagcagtgtacggtatagtccagtctgtattacagcagtgtacggtatatagtccagtctgtattacagcagtgtacggtatagtccagtctgtattacagcagtgtacggtatagtccagtctgtattacagcagtgtacggtatagtccagtctgtattacagcagtgtacggtatatagtccagtctgtattacagcagtgtacggtatatagtcCAGTCATTATtacagcagtgtacggtatagtccagtctgtattacagcagtgtacggtatatagtccagtctgtattacagcagtgtacggtatagtccagtctgtattacagcagtgtacagtatagtccagtctgtattacagcagtgtacggtatagtcCAGTCTATATTACAGCAGTGTATGGTATAGTCCAGTCTGTATtacagcagtgtacggtatagtccagtctgtattacagcagtgtacggtatatagtcCAGTCATTATtacagcagtgtacggtatatagtcCAGTCATTATtacagcagtgtacggtatagtccagtctgtattacagcagtgtacggtatagtccagtctgtattacagcagtgtacggtatatagtccagtctgtattacagcagtgtacggtatatagtccagtctgtattacagcagtgtacggtatatagtccagtctgtattacagcagtgtacggtatatagtccagtctgtattacagcagtgtacggtatatagtcCAGTCATTATtacagcagtgtacggtatagtcCAGTCTGTATTACAGCAGTGTACGGTTTAGTCCAGTCTGTATtacagcagtgtacggtatagtccagtctgtattacagcagtgtacggtatatagtccagtctgtattacagcagtgtacggtatatagtccagtctgtattacagcagtgtacggtatatagtcCAGTCATTATtacagcagtgtacggtatagtcCAGTCTGTATTACAGCAGTGTACGGTTTAGTCCAGTCTGTATtacagcagtgtacggtatagtccagtctgtattacagcagtgtacggtatatagtccagtctgtattacagcagtgtacggtatagtccagtctgtattacagcagtgtacggtatagtcCAGTCTGTATTACAGCAGTGCGTGGTGTTTGGGTGTGCCTGGCACAGCCCACCCTCACTGTATATGTGTCTATGACTAGATTGCGAGCTCTTGGGGGCAGCCTGTGTAGCAGCAGAGTGCGGTGTCAGATGCCTTACCTTGTGCAGGGGAGCAGTCAGCAGCTGGCGGTGGGTCCGGCTGGGTGAAGTGAGGAGGACTCTGTGTGTCTGAGCTGATCACAGGAGgcaggaacacccctttaaggctgtccGGCCCCTGAAACCTGAGGCCGCCTTCCTTCCCCCAGACTCCTGCCCGCCTCCTGGAGACTTCCTCCCACTCCTACTCCAGGAATGTCTTCCATGCCTCCCCCTCCCAGCTGTGTCCAGAGGATGAGGCTGCCTGGACCTCATCTGCCAACTCTTATCTCtcttagtttgttacaatgtatcagtgcaggtcatATCAGTCTATAGTTCACGGGTTTGTAGCCTGTGGATGTCAACAAGAATGTTCCCATTtacaacagcaagcagagatcctgaaCTTGGTGAGAAGTCTAATGGCGGAGAAAAGTTACAGGACTAGAACCTGTCATACGGCTCAAGATGGAGGCGTCCAGCATGAGGCACGAGGCTCCGACCACCTCTCACTGCCACCCATCTGATTGTTGTATATATGCtcgtagattgtaagcctcgcgggcagggcgctccctctgtaccagtctgtaactcgtcttcttcatgcttagtgcaatggtctgtattatgtgtgtgcaccgcttatcatatgtacagcgccagggAAGGAATGGCGCATAGTGATAAATAATAGTAATATGGTGTATGTGTGATGAGTGTGTCCTGATCATATATGTACAGCGTGTGATGGATGGATGTGTGATAGATATGTATGATGTGTGTGATGGACATGTATGATGTGTGTGACGGACTTGTATGATGTGTGTGACGGACCTGTATGATGTGTGTGATAGATCAGTATGATGTGTGATGGACATATATGATGTGTGTGATGGACATATATGATGTGTGATGGACCTGTACGATGTGTGTGATGGACATGTACGATGTGTGTGACGATGTGATGGACCTGTACGATGTGTGTGACGATGTGATGGACCTGTATGATGTGTGTGATGGACCTGTACGATGTGTGTGACGATGTGATGGACCTGTACGATGTCTGTGATGATGTGATGGACCTGTACGATGTCTGTGATGGACATGTACGATGTGTGTGACGATGTGATGGACCTGTACGATGTGTGTGATGATGTGATGGACCTGTACGATGTCTGTGATGGACCTGTACGATGTGTGTGACGATGTGATGGACCTGTACGATGTGTGTGATGATGTGATGGACCTGTACGATGTCTGTGATGGACCTGTACGATGTGATGGACCTGTACGATGTGTGTGATGATGTGATGGATATGTACGATGTGTGTGATGATGTGATGGACCTGTACGATGTGTGTGACGATGTGATGGACCTGTACGATGTGTGTGATGATGTGATGGACATGTACGATGTGTGTGACGATGTGATGGACCTGTACGATGTGTGTGATGGACCTGTACGATGTCTGTGATGGACCTGTACGATGTCTGTGACGATGTGATGGACCTGTACGATGTCTGTGATGGACCTGTACGATGTCTGTGATGGATATGTACGATGTGTGTGATGGACCTGTACGATGTGTGTGACGATGTGATGGGCCTGTACGATGTGTGTGATGATGTGATGGACCTGTACGATGTGTGTGACGATGTGATGGACCTGTACGATGTCTGTGATGGACCTGTACGATGTCTGTGATGGATATGTACGATGTCTGTGATGGACATGTACGATATGTGTGACGATGTGATGGACCTGTACGATGTGTGTTACGATGTGATGGACCTGTACGATGTGTGTGACGATGTGATGGACCTGTACGATGTGTGTGATGGACCTGTACGATGTGTGTGACGATGTGATGGACATGTACGATGTCTGTGATGGACATGTACGATGTGTGTGACGATGTGATGGACATGTACGATGTCTGTGATGGACATGTACGATGTGTGTGACGATGTGATGGACCTGTGCGATGTGTGTGACGATGTGATGGACATGTACGATGTCTGTGATGGACATGTACGATGTGTGTGACGATGTGATGGACATGTACGATGTGTGTGACGATGTGATGGACCTGTACGATGTGTGTGACGATGTGATGGACCTGTACGATGTGTGTTACGATGTGATGGACCTGTACGATGTGTGTGACGATGTGATGGACCTGTACGATGTGTGTGATGGACCTGTACGATGTGTGTGACGATGTGATGGACCTGTACGATGTGTGTGATGATGTGATGGACCTGTACGATGTGTGTGACGATGTGATGGACATGTACGATGTCTGTGATGGACATGTACGATGTGTGTGACGATGTGATGGACCTGTACGATGTGTGTGACGATGTGATGGACATGTACGATGTCTGTGATGGACATGTACGATGTGTGTGACGATGTGATGGACCTGTACGATGTGTGTTACGATGTGATGGACCTGTACGATGTGTGTGACGATGTGATGGACCTGTACGATGTGTGTGATGGACCTGTACGATGTGTGTGACGATGTGATGGACCTGTACGATGTGTGTGATGATGTGATGGACCTGTATGATGTATGTGATGGACATGTACGATGTGTGTGACGATGTGATGGACCTGTATGATGTATGTGATGGACATGTACGATGTGTGTGATGATGTGATGGACCTGTATGATGTATGTGATGGACATGTACGATGTCTGTGATGGACCTGTACGATGTGTGTGACGATGTGATGGACCTGTACGATGTGTGTGACGATGTGATGGACCTGTACGATGTCTGTGACGATGTGATGGACCTGTACGATGTGTGTGACGATGTGATGGACCTGTACGATGTGTGTGATGATGTGATGGACCTGTACGATGTATGTGATGGACATGTACGATGTCTGTGATGGACCTGTACGATGTGTGTGACGATGTGATGGACCTGTACGATGTGTGTGACGATGTGATGGACCTGTACGATGTCTGTGACGATGTGATGGACCTGTACGATGTGTGTGACGATGTGATGGACCTGTACGATGTGTGTGATGATGTGACGGACCTGTACGATGTGTGTAACGATGTGATGGACCTGTACGATGTCTGTGATGATGTGATGGACATGTACGATGTGTGTGACGATGTGATGGACCTGTACGATGTGTGTGACGATGTGATGGACCTGTATGATGTATGTGATGGACCTGTACGATGTCTGTGATGGACCTGTACGATGTGTGTGATGATGTGATGGACCTGTACGATGTGTGTGACGATGTGATGGACCTGTATGATGTATGTGATGGACATGTACGATGTCTGTGATGGACCTGTACGATGTGTGTGACGATGTGATGGACATGTACGATGTCTGTGATTGACCTGTACGATGTGTGTGACGATGTGATGGACCTGTACGATGTCTGTGATGATGTGATGGACATGTACGATGTCTGTGATGGACATGTACGATGTCTGTGATGGACCTGTACGATGTGTGTGACGATGTGATGGACCTGTACGATGTCTGTGATTGACCTGTACGATGTGTGTGACGATGTGATGGACCTGTACGATGTCTGTGACGATGTGATGGACCTGTACGATGTGTGTGACGATGTGATGGACCTGTACGATGTCTGTGACGATGTGATGGACCTGTACGATGTGTGTGACGATGTGATGGACCTGTACGATGTGTGTGATGATGTGATGGACCTGTACGATGTATGTGATGGACATGTACGATGTCTGTGATGGACCTGTACGATGTGTGTGACGATGTGATGGACCTGTACGATGTCTGTGATGGACATGTACGATGTCTGTGATGGACATGTACGATATGTGTGACGATGGGATGGACCTGTACGATGTGTGTGATGATGTGATGGACCTGTACGATGTGTGTGACGATGTGATGGACCTGTACGATGTGTGTTACGATGTGATTGACCTGTACGATGTGTGTGACGATGTGATGGACCTGTACGATGTGTGTGATGATGTGATGGACCTGTACGATGTGTGTGACGATGTGATGGACCTGTACGATGCGTGTGATGATGTGATGGACCTGTACGATGCGTGTGATGATGTGACGGACCTGTACGATGTGTGTGACGATGTGATGGACCTGTACGATGTGTGTGATGGACCTGTACGATGTGTGTGACGATGTGATGGACCTGTACGATGTGTGTTACGATGTGATTGACCTGTACGATGTGTGTGACGATGTGATGGACCTGTACGATGTGTGTGATGATGTGATGGACCTGTACGATGTGTGTGACGATGTGATGGACCTGTACGATGTGTGTGATGATGTGATGGACCTGTACGATGTGTGTGACGATGTGATGGACCTGTACGATGCGTGTGATGATGTGATGGACCTGTACGATGCGTGTGATGATGTGATGGACCTGTACGATGTGTGTGACGATGTGATGGACCTGTACGATGTGTGTGATGATGTGATGGACCTGTACGATGTGTGTGACGATGTGATGGACATGTACGATGTCTGTGATGGACATGTACGATGTGTGTGACGATGTGATGGACCTGTACGATGTGTGTGATGATGTGATGGACCTGTACGATGTCTGTGATTGACCTGTACGATGTGTGTGACGATGTGATGGACCTGTACGATGTGTGTGATGATGTGATGGACCTGTACGATGTGTGTGACGATGTGATGGACCTGTACGATGTCTGTGATGATGTGATGGACATGTACGATGTGTGTGACGATGTGATGGACCTGTACGATGTGTGTGACGATGTGATGGACCTGTACGATGTGTGTGATGATGTGATGGACCTGTACGATGTCTGTGATTGACCTGTACGATGTGTGTGATGATGTGATGGACCTGTACGATGTCTGTGACGATGTGATGGACATGTACGATGTGTGTGATGATGTGATGGACCTGTACAAAGTGTGTGATGATGTGATGGACCTGTACGATGTCTGTGATGGACATGTACGATGTGTGTGACGATGTGATGGATATGTACGATGTCTGTGATGGACCTGTACGATGTGTGTGACGATGTGATGGACCTGTACGATGTGTGTGACGATGTGATGGATATGTACGATGTGTGTGATGATGTGATGGACCTGTACGATGTGTGTGAATATGTGATGGACCTGTACGATGTGTGTGATGGACCTGTACGATGTGTGTGATGATGTGATGGACCTGTACGATGTGATGGACCTGTACGATGTCTGTGATGGACCTGTACGATGTGTGTGATGATGCGATGGACCTGTACGATGTGTGTGATGATGTGACGGACCTGTACGATGTGTGTGATGATGTGATGGACCTGTACGATGTGTGTGACGATGTGACGGATATCTGGTGACAGCCGGTTGCTGTATGAAGCATCACACATTAGTGACATTACGCACACACTGATCTCTCTATCACATACAGGGCAGCAGTGTGATGTGCAccaggcgccatctgctggacactGTCAGGTACTAGAGTGCTGCTGTACCTCGAGCTCGCTCACATGGAGCGTTGTCTCTTGAGAGACAGTCGACACTTTTGACCCGTTGCTCTTTTGCTCCAGTAAGTGGCGCTCTGGCCGTGTCGGTACATTCACCAGTCCTTTACCATGTTTGATCGGGGAATAAGCGTCATACGAGCAGACGCGATAAGTGTGTCCTCCCCGCAGCCAGAAATGTGTGGTGTCACCCAGTGTCTAGTGCTGTCTGATGTCAGCTCCCTCCCcgctctcacagcatgcagtgtCCCATAATGAAGGAGACAGAAgcggcagctgcatccccctctccCCCTCTTTTATTTGGTGCAGTACAGCAGACATGGCGGCGCGCGCGGCTCTAATCCTGCAGCCGGTTATTGGTGTTGTACTTGCTGACGATATACTGAATCTGGAACTGTATGAACTCCTTGTAGCTCAGCTCTCCATCTTTATCCTCATCCAAGGAAGCCAGAGTCTTCTCCACGATATCCGGGTCCTTACTCTGCGAATGGAAGCGACAGGGAGATTAGTCACCCGCAGCTGCACACAGGATAATCCGCCCCACTGGCAGaactgtgagtgcagctctggaggccaTACTGGAGGACGTCCTCACCTCGATGTAGGTGGGGATGTCATACTTCAGGTATTCCCGGAATTCCTGGCTGGTCATGGTCAACGGATTTCCTTCCATCGTGGCGAATCTCTTATAGGTGTCCACCATGTCCTGTATAATCCGCTCCAGCCACGGGGTCTTATTTTTCTGTACGGAGAAAATACACGGAAAACTGCAGCCAGGAGCATTCACCGAAATCCTGGACCTCCAGAGCAAAACTCATAATGCAGCCCTAAGATTGTTACAGGACGCTGAAATCACTGCTGGacgagctcagcagactgtatcacacaggataggattagatacacagctcagcagactgtatcacacaggataggattagatacacagctcagcagacagtatcacacaggataggattagatacacagctcagcagacagtatcacacaggataggattagatacacagctcagcacagtatcacacaggataggattagatacacagctcagcagtcagtatcacacaggataggattagatacacagctcagcagactgtatcacacaggataggattagatacacagctcagcagactgtatcacacaggataggattagatacacagctcagcagacagtatgacacaggataggattagatacacagctcagcagacagtatcacacaggataggattagatacacagctcagcagtcagtatcacacaggacaggattagatacacagctcagcagtcagtatcacacaggacaggattagatacacagctcagcagtctgtatcacacaggacaggattagatacacagctcagcagacagtatcacacaggataggattagatacacagctcagcagactgtatcacacaggataggattagatacacagctcagcagacagtatcacacaggataggattagatacacagctcagcacagtatcacacaggataggattggatacacagctcagcagtcagtatcacacaggataggattagatacacagctcagcagactatcacacaggataggattagatacacagctcagcagacagtatcacacaggataggattagatacacagctcagcagacagtatcacacaggataggattagatacacagctcagcaggcagtatcacacaggataggattagatacacagctcagcaggctgtatcacacaggataggattagatacacagctcagcagtcagtatcacacaggataggattagatacacagctcagcaggcagtatcacacaggataggattagatacacagctcagcagactgtatcacacaggataggattagatacacagctcagcagacagtatgacacaggataggattagatacacagctcagcagacagtatcacacaggataggattagatacacagctcagcagactgtatcacacaggataggattagatacgtagctcagcagactgtatcacacaggataggattagatacacggctcagcagactgtatcacacaggataggattagatacacagctcagcagacagtatcacacagtataggattagatacacagctcagcagtcagtatcacacaggataggattagatacacagctcagcagactgtatcacacaggataggattagatacacagctcagcagtcagtatcacacaggataggattagatacacagctcagcagacagtatcacacaggataggattagatacacagctcagcagacagtatcacacaggataggattagatacacagctcagcagacagtatcacacaggataggattagatacacagctcagcagactgtatcacacaggataggattagatacacagctcagcagactgtatcacacaggataggattagatacacagctcagcaggcagtatcacacaggatatgattagatacacaactcagcaggcagtatcacacaggataggattagatacacagctcagcagacagtatcacacaggagaggattagatacacagctcagcagactgtatcacacaggacaggattagatacacagctcagcagtcagtatcacacaggataggagtagatacacagctcagcaggcagtatcacacaggataggattagatacacagctcagcaggctgtatcacacaggataggattagatacagagctcagcagacagtatcacacaggataggattagatacacagctcagcagactgtatcacacaggataggattagatacacagctcagcaggcagtatcacacaggatatgattagatacacagctcagcagacagtatcacacaggataggattagatacacagctcagcacagtatcacacaggataggattagatacacagctcagcagtcagtatcacacaggataggattagatacacagctcagcagactgtatcacacaggataggattagatacacagctcagcagactatcacacaggataggattagatacacagctcagcagacagtatgacacaggataggattagatacacagctcagcagacagtatcacacaggataggattagatacacagctcagcagtcagtatcacacaggataggattagatacacagctcagcagtcagtatcacacaggacaggattagatacacagctcagcagtctgtatcacacaggacaggattagatacacagctcagcagtcagtatcacacaggataggattagatacacggctaagcagacagtatcacacaggataggattagatacacagctcagcagactgtatcacacaggataggattagatacacagctcagcagacagtatcacacaggataggattagatacacagctcagcacagtatcacacaggataggattagatacacagctcagcagtcagtatcacacaggataggattagatacacagctcagcagacagtatcacacaggataggattagatacacagctcagcagacagtatcacacaggataggattagatacacagctcagcaggctgtatcacacaggataggattagatacacagctcagcagacagtatcacaggataggattagatacaccgctcagcagtcagtatcacacaggataggattagatacacagctcagtagtcagtatcacacaggataggattagatacacagctcagcagactgtatcacacaggataggattagatacacagctcagcagacagtatcacaggataggattagatacacagctcagcagacagtatcacacaggataggattagatacacagctcagcagtcagtatcacacaggataggattagatacacagctcagcagacagtatcacacaggataggattagatacacagctcagcaggcagtatcacacaggataggattagatacacagctcagcagtcagtatcacacaggataggattagatacacagctcagcaggcagtatcacacaggataggattagatacacagctcagcagactgtatcacacaggataggattagatacacagctcagcagacagtatgacacaggataggattagatacacagctcagcagacagtatcacacaggataggattagatacacagctcagcagactgtatcacacaggataggattagatacgtagctcagcagactgtatcacacaggataggattagatacacggctcagcagactgtatcacacaggataggattagatacacagctcagcagacagtatcacacagtataggattagatacacagctcagcagtcagtatcacacaggataggattagatacacagctcagcagacagtatcacacaggataggattagatacacagctcagcagactgtatcacacaggataggattagatacacagctcagcagtcagtatcacacaggataggattagatacacagctcagcagacagtatcacacaggataggattagatacacagctcagcagacagtatcacacaggataggattagatacacagctcagcagacagtatcacacaggataggattagatacacagctcagcagactgtatcacacaggataggattagatacacagctcagcagactgtatcacacaggataggattagatacacagctcagcaggcagtatcacacaggatatgattagatacacaactcagcaggcagtatcacacaggataggattagatacacagctcagcagacagtatcacacaggagaggattagatacacagctcagcagactgtatcacacaggacaggattagatacacagctcagcagtcagtatcacacaggataggagtagatacacagctcagcaggcagtatcacacaggataggattagatacagctcagca
The sequence above is drawn from the Bufo bufo chromosome 11, aBufBuf1.1, whole genome shotgun sequence genome and encodes:
- the LOC120982600 gene encoding protein S100-A11-like codes for the protein MVDTYKRFATMEGNPLTMTSQEFREYLKYDIPTYIESKDPDIVEKTLASLDEDKDGELSYKEFIQFQIQYIVSKYNTNNRLQD